A section of the Mycobacterium sp. 3519A genome encodes:
- a CDS encoding AAA family ATPase, whose translation MDRPVSVAPPLDPASSRSLATPPSLDEVEIIKHARQAPTSGWQRMVYLLSGGLITPRPSRREREREELLERIRRPFVGDFRIAVMSIKGGVGKTTTTLGLGSALATVRTDRVIAVDANPDCGTLADRVLDASTSSTVRDLLRDHSIRRYADVRSHTRMATSRLEVLASEQDPAVAEVFGEADYRRTMEILGDYYNLILTDCGTGIMHSAMVGVLDLADTIVLVSSPAIDATRSAAAALDWLVEHGRADLVREAQVVLSASRPGSASLRVDKVCEYFEARCGSVHVIPFEPHLAEGADFDFGLLRAETAQAYLELAGAVSDKFASSRPLSRTRRRPGP comes from the coding sequence GTGGACCGGCCGGTCTCTGTGGCGCCGCCGCTCGACCCCGCCTCATCGCGGAGCCTGGCGACGCCGCCGTCGCTGGACGAGGTCGAGATCATCAAACATGCGCGCCAGGCGCCGACGTCGGGGTGGCAACGAATGGTGTATCTGCTTTCAGGTGGCCTGATCACCCCGCGGCCGTCGCGCAGGGAGCGCGAACGCGAGGAACTTCTCGAACGGATCCGGCGGCCATTTGTCGGCGACTTCCGTATTGCAGTGATGTCCATCAAGGGCGGCGTCGGCAAGACCACCACCACACTGGGCTTGGGTTCGGCGTTGGCCACGGTGCGCACCGACCGCGTGATCGCCGTTGACGCCAACCCTGATTGTGGGACGCTTGCCGACCGCGTCCTGGACGCCTCGACGTCATCCACCGTGCGAGACCTGCTGCGCGATCACAGCATCCGGCGATACGCCGACGTGCGCAGCCACACCCGGATGGCGACAAGTCGCCTAGAAGTACTTGCCAGCGAGCAGGATCCTGCTGTGGCAGAAGTGTTTGGAGAGGCTGATTACCGCCGGACCATGGAAATTCTGGGTGACTACTACAATCTGATCCTCACTGACTGTGGCACCGGCATCATGCATTCGGCGATGGTTGGAGTGCTCGATCTGGCTGACACCATCGTGTTGGTCAGTTCACCCGCGATCGATGCCACACGAAGTGCCGCAGCAGCTTTGGATTGGCTGGTAGAACATGGTCGCGCGGACCTGGTCCGCGAGGCACAAGTAGTACTCAGCGCGTCACGGCCGGGCTCGGCATCGCTGCGTGTGGACAAGGTGTGTGAATACTTCGAAGCACGTTGTGGTTCGGTACACGTGATCCCCTTTGAACCGCATCTGGCCGAGGGTGCCGACTTCGACTTCGGACTCCTCAGAGCGGAGACTGCGCAGGCCTATCTCGAACTGGCGGGTGCGGTGTCGGATAAGTTCGCGTCCTCGCGTCCTTTGTCTCGAACCCGTCGACGTCCCGGGCCGTGA
- the eccD gene encoding type VII secretion integral membrane protein EccD → MSLPHPSSEPDAGGEEEFSRITVLVGRQLIDVGVDAGLGVSVVANDVIELAELQPSVPTDPMIEYGSGDDKWTLARLTGAMIDPDQSLAEADVRDGEILMIQPTDAPESSILVDSIADNAEMRDAGRSLARGAHATTAWLLFGGLVSLLPTLTLSAASRPSSIVTFPVAVVLAFVVGIACVASGWILAYRPKRRRLSAGLCGLGLPLILAAGFLALPGSGQLAALSMALAIVGAVAVLQLLITDLARAAHTAIICLAAVGAPAMAAQMAWGGDPAVAGSIIAAGGVLTVYLAPRVTILLSRLPIPRVPTAGEPLDEIETEGGTNVEGVNALGKQVIPTEEGMAQRVGRATEHLTGIVAATTILVIAGCFLTLDPHGGLSWQKEVFVAAAATALCLRGRSHHNVVQSALLIAGGLAIALISIIRMASSEQRWQVACGIALVVLASIVAVCGLVAPRLDFSPVMRRWVEIGEYLSIGLLFPLLCSVTNLYGVFRGLRL, encoded by the coding sequence GTGAGCTTGCCGCACCCGTCTTCTGAGCCAGATGCCGGCGGCGAGGAGGAGTTCAGTCGGATCACCGTACTGGTGGGCCGTCAGCTCATCGACGTCGGTGTCGACGCTGGACTCGGTGTTTCTGTGGTGGCGAACGACGTCATCGAACTCGCTGAGCTGCAGCCGTCTGTCCCAACGGATCCGATGATCGAGTATGGGAGTGGCGACGACAAGTGGACGCTCGCCCGACTGACCGGAGCCATGATCGATCCCGACCAGTCGCTGGCAGAGGCCGACGTGCGCGACGGCGAGATCTTGATGATCCAGCCGACGGACGCACCCGAATCGTCGATCCTGGTCGACAGCATCGCAGACAACGCCGAAATGCGAGATGCCGGCCGTTCACTAGCCCGGGGCGCTCACGCGACAACGGCATGGTTGTTGTTCGGCGGTCTGGTCTCGCTGTTGCCGACGCTGACTTTGTCAGCAGCTAGCAGACCATCATCGATCGTCACATTCCCGGTGGCTGTCGTCTTAGCATTCGTGGTGGGGATCGCTTGTGTAGCAAGCGGATGGATTTTGGCCTACCGACCGAAGCGCCGACGCCTATCCGCGGGGCTGTGCGGCCTGGGACTGCCGCTGATCCTTGCCGCCGGATTCCTGGCGCTACCGGGCAGTGGACAACTAGCCGCCTTGTCCATGGCCCTGGCGATCGTCGGAGCGGTTGCTGTGCTGCAGCTTCTGATCACCGACTTGGCCCGAGCGGCCCACACTGCCATCATCTGTCTTGCTGCCGTGGGCGCACCCGCCATGGCAGCACAGATGGCGTGGGGTGGTGATCCTGCTGTGGCCGGGTCCATTATCGCCGCCGGTGGCGTGCTGACCGTCTACCTCGCACCAAGAGTGACGATCCTGCTGTCAAGACTTCCGATACCCCGGGTTCCTACCGCTGGTGAGCCGCTCGACGAGATCGAAACCGAAGGTGGCACCAACGTGGAGGGCGTCAATGCGTTGGGGAAGCAGGTGATTCCCACTGAGGAGGGAATGGCACAACGTGTCGGTCGAGCTACGGAGCATTTGACCGGAATTGTGGCGGCCACCACCATTCTGGTTATCGCGGGTTGTTTCCTCACGCTTGATCCCCATGGTGGGCTCTCTTGGCAGAAAGAGGTTTTCGTCGCAGCCGCCGCTACCGCTCTGTGCCTACGCGGCCGCAGCCATCACAATGTCGTCCAGTCGGCTTTGTTGATCGCCGGAGGTCTTGCGATCGCGTTGATATCCATCATCAGAATGGCAAGTTCCGAGCAGCGGTGGCAGGTTGCCTGCGGAATCGCTCTCGTGGTCTTGGCATCGATAGTTGCGGTCTGCGGGCTGGTCGCGCCACGTCTGGACTTCTCCCCGGTGATGCGCCGGTGGGTCGAGATCGGTGAATATCTGTCGATCGGTCTACTGTTTCCACTGCTGTGTTCGGTCACGAACCTGTACGGCGTGTTTCGCGGGCTACGGCTTTGA